In Tachypleus tridentatus isolate NWPU-2018 chromosome 7, ASM421037v1, whole genome shotgun sequence, a genomic segment contains:
- the LOC143257369 gene encoding leucine zipper putative tumor suppressor 2 homolog isoform X3, whose translation MYRNIRDTSVVRPVAFRPLVNCCRLRTPLTMRNADPRSCPLVTDVDIKGHYGSTASHSSSLTTDDESRSLTYSLDSCVKRVHTRVSYVDSDDSTLNLEEIIESPSPSDSGVEELEAMLRDKDSEINLLRETLEQNEQVIFKVYEEKEQMWLKETRKIRAHYDHKLRAVQQRLVEMEQVCNAQKSQSLVEKRRLQAEMETVIQERTSAQEEVKKLREELDLHRTKCEEVEWTLCQKAGEISFLKSHLKDSKGGKNSRLIELLALKSQVRELRHLVREKEDKIAELQNCLQRSQTEVYRIKKKFEEVLMVAKTQSANDNEKRLNRMEELKKETETLSLELSLTKRKLETTKEGIEEERMQWLEEKEKVIEYQKQLQLNYIQMYRRNKRLESELEKLKSMLPGDSSNTRFNGESLC comes from the exons ATGTATCGAAACATAAGG GATACATCTGTCGTTCGACCCGTAGCTTTCAGACCACTAGTAAACTGCTGTCGTCTACGGACTCCTCTAACAATGAGGAATGCCGACCCGAGGTCATGTCCTCTAGTAACAGACGTTGATATAAAAGGTCACTATGGTAGCACAGCGTCTCATTCCTCTTCTCTGACCACTGATGACGAGTCCAGATCCTTGACTTATTCTTTGGATAGCTGTGTGAAACGTGTGCATACACGAGTGTCGTATGTAGACAGCGACGATTCGACTCTGAATTTGGAAGAAATTATTGAATCGCCGTCACCAAGCGACAGTGGCGTTGAAGAACTCGAAGCCATGTTGCGAGACAAAGATTCCGAAATAAATCTACTCAGGGAAACTCTCGAACAGAATGAACAAGTAATCTTCAAAGTTTACGAAGAGAAGGAACAGATGTGGCTGAAAGAGACGAGGAAAATTCGCGCCCACTACGATCATAAGCTCCGAGCCGTACAGCAACGTCTAGTGGAGATGGAACAAGTTTGTAACGCTCAAAAATCTCAG AGTCTCGTGGAAAAGCGAAGACTCCAAGCTGAGATGGAAACAGTAATACAGGAAAGGACATCGGCCCAAGAAGAAGTAAAGAAACTTCGTGAAGAGCTTGACCTCCATCGTACAAAATGCGAAGAGGTCGAATGGACATTATGTCAAAAGGCAGGAGAAATATCCTTTTTAAAGTCGCATCTAAAGGATTCCAAAGGAGGGAAAAACAGTCGACTCATAGAGCTTTTGGCATTAAAATCTCAAGTGAGAGAACTGCGCCATCTAGTGAGAGAAAAAGAAGACAAAATCGCAGAACTTCAAAACTGCCTTCAACGTAGCCAGACAGAAGTTTATCGTATCAAGAAGAAGTTTGAAGAAGTGTTGATGGTTGCAAAAACGCAGAGTGCAAACGACAATGAGAAACGGTTAAACCGGATGGAAGAATTGAAGAAAGAGACTGAAACACTTAGTTTGGAACTGTCGTTAACGAAGAGAAAACTCGAAACAACCAAAGAAGGCATAGAAGAAGAAAGAATGCAGTGGCTTGAAGAGAAGGAAAAAGTAATTGAATATCAGAAACAGTTACAGTTAAACTACATCCAAATGTACAGAAGAAATAAACGTCTCGAGTCCGAGTTGGAGAAACTCAAATCCATGTTGCCAGGAGACAGTAGTAATACAAGGTTTAACGGAGAATCTTTGTGTTAG
- the LOC143257369 gene encoding leucine zipper putative tumor suppressor 2 homolog isoform X2, whose product MGTLTRKKPGGDYSKQDTSVVRPVAFRPLVNCCRLRTPLTMRNADPRSCPLVTDVDIKGHYGSTASHSSSLTTDDESRSLTYSLDSCVKRVHTRVSYVDSDDSTLNLEEIIESPSPSDSGVEELEAMLRDKDSEINLLRETLEQNEQVIFKVYEEKEQMWLKETRKIRAHYDHKLRAVQQRLVEMEQVCNAQKSQSLVEKRRLQAEMETVIQERTSAQEEVKKLREELDLHRTKCEEVEWTLCQKAGEISFLKSHLKDSKGGKNSRLIELLALKSQVRELRHLVREKEDKIAELQNCLQRSQTEVYRIKKKFEEVLMVAKTQSANDNEKRLNRMEELKKETETLSLELSLTKRKLETTKEGIEEERMQWLEEKEKVIEYQKQLQLNYIQMYRRNKRLESELEKLKSMLPGDSSNTRFNGESLC is encoded by the exons ATGGGTACGTTGACAAGGAAGAAGCCAGGTGGTGATTATTCCAAACAG GATACATCTGTCGTTCGACCCGTAGCTTTCAGACCACTAGTAAACTGCTGTCGTCTACGGACTCCTCTAACAATGAGGAATGCCGACCCGAGGTCATGTCCTCTAGTAACAGACGTTGATATAAAAGGTCACTATGGTAGCACAGCGTCTCATTCCTCTTCTCTGACCACTGATGACGAGTCCAGATCCTTGACTTATTCTTTGGATAGCTGTGTGAAACGTGTGCATACACGAGTGTCGTATGTAGACAGCGACGATTCGACTCTGAATTTGGAAGAAATTATTGAATCGCCGTCACCAAGCGACAGTGGCGTTGAAGAACTCGAAGCCATGTTGCGAGACAAAGATTCCGAAATAAATCTACTCAGGGAAACTCTCGAACAGAATGAACAAGTAATCTTCAAAGTTTACGAAGAGAAGGAACAGATGTGGCTGAAAGAGACGAGGAAAATTCGCGCCCACTACGATCATAAGCTCCGAGCCGTACAGCAACGTCTAGTGGAGATGGAACAAGTTTGTAACGCTCAAAAATCTCAG AGTCTCGTGGAAAAGCGAAGACTCCAAGCTGAGATGGAAACAGTAATACAGGAAAGGACATCGGCCCAAGAAGAAGTAAAGAAACTTCGTGAAGAGCTTGACCTCCATCGTACAAAATGCGAAGAGGTCGAATGGACATTATGTCAAAAGGCAGGAGAAATATCCTTTTTAAAGTCGCATCTAAAGGATTCCAAAGGAGGGAAAAACAGTCGACTCATAGAGCTTTTGGCATTAAAATCTCAAGTGAGAGAACTGCGCCATCTAGTGAGAGAAAAAGAAGACAAAATCGCAGAACTTCAAAACTGCCTTCAACGTAGCCAGACAGAAGTTTATCGTATCAAGAAGAAGTTTGAAGAAGTGTTGATGGTTGCAAAAACGCAGAGTGCAAACGACAATGAGAAACGGTTAAACCGGATGGAAGAATTGAAGAAAGAGACTGAAACACTTAGTTTGGAACTGTCGTTAACGAAGAGAAAACTCGAAACAACCAAAGAAGGCATAGAAGAAGAAAGAATGCAGTGGCTTGAAGAGAAGGAAAAAGTAATTGAATATCAGAAACAGTTACAGTTAAACTACATCCAAATGTACAGAAGAAATAAACGTCTCGAGTCCGAGTTGGAGAAACTCAAATCCATGTTGCCAGGAGACAGTAGTAATACAAGGTTTAACGGAGAATCTTTGTGTTAG
- the LOC143257368 gene encoding mitochondrial proton/calcium exchanger protein-like isoform X2, producing MLRSVLIFKLRYPHHSPHLTYRYLVLVPHVHCHLPRLAFSSCFVRKCSSSEHIKNKLPVAFYPSAHLKQYVHGISKPHTKLVRSLHSGNILCEKKEHSKVEKTVKALKEEAEKGKQDSKQKITELQAVPKPVLVVPPKRSLWKRISDEILHYYHGFRLLFIDIKISSRLVWKVLHAGDLTRREHRQLVRTVSDVFRILPFSVFIIVPFMELLLPVALKLFPGLLPSTFQTSSEKEMKVKKQLKVKLEMAKFLQETMEEISVQARGDKHSHTAKEFAQFFEKMILNEGIEHLTVPELQAACRSRGMRAFGVPEARLRSQLSQWLELSLNEKIPPSLLLLSRVLYLPESLPASDQLKATLSALPQEAATEAKYKIGETEGKVDNKTKIEVIRKEEAAIKKESEERKKEKEKEEAAAVAKATVKELDEGAIPHITSLNVQGVQGLPDEAIVSSTSSKKLSISDILQDSALPVEDKAVELDRAEQSIIEQLKEEELSKDDFSSLHEALENIASEKKKLLLEKEGLEDLKEGMADYKEDIEEFKEVILESGDSKLQESKAAKHLYNKVNKMVMKMTAVLTELDKEKKVLQEQIETLAKKGEDIELKSDNVISISELISAIQRIQKISDDTRLQRITDVLDQMDVDHDGAVEVDHVLKVIELLGKEDVKVSAKQMKEIIELLAKEETLELIKKVEKEQVRHPSQPPQEASKSHSETLGSEVDKRHKEAEKEK from the exons ATGCTCCgatcagttttaattttcaagCTACGGTACCCACACCACAGTCCTCACTTAACCTACAGATATTTGGTTTTAGTCCCACACGTTCACTGCCACTTACCCAGATTGGCATTTTCATCTTGCTTTGTAAGGAAATGTTCTTCTtcagaacatattaaaaataaattaccagTTGCATTTTATCCATCTGCACATTTAAAGCAATACGTTCATGGCATAAGCAAACCTCACACCAAATTGGTACGATCTTTACATTCaggaaatattttatgtgaaaaaaaagaacattccAAGGTTGAAAAAACAGTTAAAGCTTTGAAGGAAGAGgctgagaaaggaaaacaagaCAGTAAACAGAAGATAACTGAACTTCAAGCTGTTCCTAAACCAGTATTAGTTGTTCCTCCGAAACGCTCTTTGTGGAAAAGAATATCAGATGAAATACTCCATTATTATCATGGATTTAGACTTTTGTTTATTGATATTAAGATATCGTCACGTCTCGTTTGGAAGGTTCTTCATGCTGGCGATCTTACCAGGAGGGAACATAGACAG CTTGTCCGAACTGTGTCGGATGTCTTCAGAATCTTACCATTTTCAGTGTTTATCATTGTCCCATTTATGGAGCTATTACTACCTGTGGCATTGAAGCTGTTTCCAGGCTTGTTGCCATCCACTTTCCAAACATCATCCGAAAAG gaaatgaaagtaaagaagcAACTGAAAGTGAAGTTAGAAATGGCAAAGTTTCTACAAGAAACTATGGAAGAAATATCTGTACAAGCACGTGGAGATAAACATTCCCACACTGCCAAAGAGTTTGCACAGTTTTTTGAAAag ATGATTCTAAATGAAGGAATTGAGCACCTCACAGTTCCAGAATTACAAGCAGCTTGCCGATCCAGAGGAATGAGAGCTTTTGGTGTCCCGGAAGCTCGTCTGAGATCACAACTATCCCAGTGGCTGGAACTCAGTTTGAATGAGAAAATTCCTCCATCTCTGTTGCTCTTGTCTCGTGTCCTCTATCTTCCTGAAAGCTTACCAGCATCTGACCAGCTCAAAGCTACTCTTTCTGCATTACCACAAGAAGCA GCAACAGAAGCAAAATACAAGATAGGAGAGACAGAAGGAAAAGTTGATAATAAAACCAAGATTGAAGTTATCAGGAAGGAAGAAGCAGCTATTAAGAAAGAAAGTGAAGAGAGaaagaaggaaaaagaaaaagaagag GCTGCTGCTGTGGCAAAAGCTACAGTGAAAGAATTAGATGAAGGAGCTATTCCTCACATCACTAGTTTGAATGTCCAAGGTGTTCAGGGCTTACCAGATGAAGCAATTGTATCATCGACAAGTTCGAAAAAACTGAGCATCAGTGACATTTTGCAGGACTCTGCTTTACCCGTAGAAGATAAGGCAGTTGAAC TGGATCGTGCTGAGCAGTCTATTATAGAACAATTAAAAGAGGAAGAATTATCAAAAGATGATTTTTCAAGTCTACACGAAGCTTTGGAGAATATAGCAAGTGAGAAGAAAAAGCTTCTGTTAGAGAAAGAAGGATTAGAAGACCTGAAAGAAGGAATGGCTGATTACAAAGAG gaCATAGAAGAATTTAAGGAAGTGATTCTTGAATCTGGAGATTCAAAGTTGCAGGAATCAAAAGCAGCAAAGCATTTATACAACAAAGTCAATAAAATGGTCATGAAAATGACTGCAGTACTGACTGAACTTGACAAAGAGAAGAAGGTGTTACAGGAACAGATCGAAACTTTGGCTAAGAAAGGGGAAGACATTGAACTGAAAAG TGATAACGTTATCAGTATCAGTGAGCTGATTTCTGCAATTCAGAGAATTCAAAAAATATCAGATGATACAAGACTTCAGAGAATCACGGATGTTCTTGACCAGATGGATGTTGACCACGATGGAGCCGTGGAAGTAGATCACGTCCTTAAG gtaatcGAATTACTAGGTAAGGAAGATGTAAAAGTTAGTGCTAAACAGATGAAGGAAATAATTGAACTTCTAGCTAAAGAAGAAACTCTCGAGTTAATCAAGAAAGTTGAAAAGGAGCAAGTAAGACATCCGAGTCAACCCCCCCAAGAAGCCAGTAAAAGTCATAGTGAAACTTTGGGGAGTGAGGTTGACAAGAGGCACAAGGAGGCAGAAAAGGAGAAATGA
- the LOC143257369 gene encoding leucine zipper putative tumor suppressor 2 homolog isoform X1 has translation MSFVNAHVNGNQRSSSEVWKTTRRLGALSSLASDSRGSYDSMFSKESSCDSNRQSKLCRTYNAPEFDLRGPPNLTPISGVFRSNDTSVVRPVAFRPLVNCCRLRTPLTMRNADPRSCPLVTDVDIKGHYGSTASHSSSLTTDDESRSLTYSLDSCVKRVHTRVSYVDSDDSTLNLEEIIESPSPSDSGVEELEAMLRDKDSEINLLRETLEQNEQVIFKVYEEKEQMWLKETRKIRAHYDHKLRAVQQRLVEMEQVCNAQKSQSLVEKRRLQAEMETVIQERTSAQEEVKKLREELDLHRTKCEEVEWTLCQKAGEISFLKSHLKDSKGGKNSRLIELLALKSQVRELRHLVREKEDKIAELQNCLQRSQTEVYRIKKKFEEVLMVAKTQSANDNEKRLNRMEELKKETETLSLELSLTKRKLETTKEGIEEERMQWLEEKEKVIEYQKQLQLNYIQMYRRNKRLESELEKLKSMLPGDSSNTRFNGESLC, from the exons ATGTCGTTCGTCAATGCGCATGTCAATGGAAACCAGCGTTCTTCGTCGGAAGTGTGGAAGACAACCAGACGACTTGGAGCTTTGTCTTCGCTGGCTTCTGATAGTCGCGGGAGTTATGATAGCATGTTTTCAAAGGAAAGTTCCTGCGATTCTAACCGCCAAAGTAAACTCTGTAGGACCTACAATGCTCCCGAATTCGACCTACGAGGTCCTCCTAACCTCACGCCTATCAGTGGAGTATTTCGATCAAAC GATACATCTGTCGTTCGACCCGTAGCTTTCAGACCACTAGTAAACTGCTGTCGTCTACGGACTCCTCTAACAATGAGGAATGCCGACCCGAGGTCATGTCCTCTAGTAACAGACGTTGATATAAAAGGTCACTATGGTAGCACAGCGTCTCATTCCTCTTCTCTGACCACTGATGACGAGTCCAGATCCTTGACTTATTCTTTGGATAGCTGTGTGAAACGTGTGCATACACGAGTGTCGTATGTAGACAGCGACGATTCGACTCTGAATTTGGAAGAAATTATTGAATCGCCGTCACCAAGCGACAGTGGCGTTGAAGAACTCGAAGCCATGTTGCGAGACAAAGATTCCGAAATAAATCTACTCAGGGAAACTCTCGAACAGAATGAACAAGTAATCTTCAAAGTTTACGAAGAGAAGGAACAGATGTGGCTGAAAGAGACGAGGAAAATTCGCGCCCACTACGATCATAAGCTCCGAGCCGTACAGCAACGTCTAGTGGAGATGGAACAAGTTTGTAACGCTCAAAAATCTCAG AGTCTCGTGGAAAAGCGAAGACTCCAAGCTGAGATGGAAACAGTAATACAGGAAAGGACATCGGCCCAAGAAGAAGTAAAGAAACTTCGTGAAGAGCTTGACCTCCATCGTACAAAATGCGAAGAGGTCGAATGGACATTATGTCAAAAGGCAGGAGAAATATCCTTTTTAAAGTCGCATCTAAAGGATTCCAAAGGAGGGAAAAACAGTCGACTCATAGAGCTTTTGGCATTAAAATCTCAAGTGAGAGAACTGCGCCATCTAGTGAGAGAAAAAGAAGACAAAATCGCAGAACTTCAAAACTGCCTTCAACGTAGCCAGACAGAAGTTTATCGTATCAAGAAGAAGTTTGAAGAAGTGTTGATGGTTGCAAAAACGCAGAGTGCAAACGACAATGAGAAACGGTTAAACCGGATGGAAGAATTGAAGAAAGAGACTGAAACACTTAGTTTGGAACTGTCGTTAACGAAGAGAAAACTCGAAACAACCAAAGAAGGCATAGAAGAAGAAAGAATGCAGTGGCTTGAAGAGAAGGAAAAAGTAATTGAATATCAGAAACAGTTACAGTTAAACTACATCCAAATGTACAGAAGAAATAAACGTCTCGAGTCCGAGTTGGAGAAACTCAAATCCATGTTGCCAGGAGACAGTAGTAATACAAGGTTTAACGGAGAATCTTTGTGTTAG
- the LOC143257368 gene encoding mitochondrial proton/calcium exchanger protein-like isoform X1, which yields MLRSVLIFKLRYPHHSPHLTYRYLVLVPHVHCHLPRLAFSSCFVRKCSSSEHIKNKLPVAFYPSAHLKQYVHGISKPHTKLVRSLHSGNILCEKKEHSKVEKTVKALKEEAEKGKQDSKQKITELQAVPKPVLVVPPKRSLWKRISDEILHYYHGFRLLFIDIKISSRLVWKVLHAGDLTRREHRQLVRTVSDVFRILPFSVFIIVPFMELLLPVALKLFPGLLPSTFQTSSEKEMKVKKQLKVKLEMAKFLQETMEEISVQARGDKHSHTAKEFAQFFEKVRQSAEQPTNEEIMKFSKLFEDEITLDSLSRPQLIALCRLLELQPLGTNNFLRFQLKMKLRLLHADDQMILNEGIEHLTVPELQAACRSRGMRAFGVPEARLRSQLSQWLELSLNEKIPPSLLLLSRVLYLPESLPASDQLKATLSALPQEAATEAKYKIGETEGKVDNKTKIEVIRKEEAAIKKESEERKKEKEKEEAAAVAKATVKELDEGAIPHITSLNVQGVQGLPDEAIVSSTSSKKLSISDILQDSALPVEDKAVELDRAEQSIIEQLKEEELSKDDFSSLHEALENIASEKKKLLLEKEGLEDLKEGMADYKEDIEEFKEVILESGDSKLQESKAAKHLYNKVNKMVMKMTAVLTELDKEKKVLQEQIETLAKKGEDIELKSDNVISISELISAIQRIQKISDDTRLQRITDVLDQMDVDHDGAVEVDHVLKVIELLGKEDVKVSAKQMKEIIELLAKEETLELIKKVEKEQVRHPSQPPQEASKSHSETLGSEVDKRHKEAEKEK from the exons ATGCTCCgatcagttttaattttcaagCTACGGTACCCACACCACAGTCCTCACTTAACCTACAGATATTTGGTTTTAGTCCCACACGTTCACTGCCACTTACCCAGATTGGCATTTTCATCTTGCTTTGTAAGGAAATGTTCTTCTtcagaacatattaaaaataaattaccagTTGCATTTTATCCATCTGCACATTTAAAGCAATACGTTCATGGCATAAGCAAACCTCACACCAAATTGGTACGATCTTTACATTCaggaaatattttatgtgaaaaaaaagaacattccAAGGTTGAAAAAACAGTTAAAGCTTTGAAGGAAGAGgctgagaaaggaaaacaagaCAGTAAACAGAAGATAACTGAACTTCAAGCTGTTCCTAAACCAGTATTAGTTGTTCCTCCGAAACGCTCTTTGTGGAAAAGAATATCAGATGAAATACTCCATTATTATCATGGATTTAGACTTTTGTTTATTGATATTAAGATATCGTCACGTCTCGTTTGGAAGGTTCTTCATGCTGGCGATCTTACCAGGAGGGAACATAGACAG CTTGTCCGAACTGTGTCGGATGTCTTCAGAATCTTACCATTTTCAGTGTTTATCATTGTCCCATTTATGGAGCTATTACTACCTGTGGCATTGAAGCTGTTTCCAGGCTTGTTGCCATCCACTTTCCAAACATCATCCGAAAAG gaaatgaaagtaaagaagcAACTGAAAGTGAAGTTAGAAATGGCAAAGTTTCTACAAGAAACTATGGAAGAAATATCTGTACAAGCACGTGGAGATAAACATTCCCACACTGCCAAAGAGTTTGCACAGTTTTTTGAAAag GTTCGACAGTCTGCAGAGCAACCAACCAATGAAGAAATCATgaaattttctaaactttttgaAGATGAAATAACCCTAGATAGTTTGTCACGCCCACAGCTTATTGCACTGTGTCGTCTTTTGGAACTTCAGCCACTTGGCACAAATAACTTTCTCCGTTTTCAGCTGAAGATGAAATTGCGCTTGCTTCATGCCGATGATCAG ATGATTCTAAATGAAGGAATTGAGCACCTCACAGTTCCAGAATTACAAGCAGCTTGCCGATCCAGAGGAATGAGAGCTTTTGGTGTCCCGGAAGCTCGTCTGAGATCACAACTATCCCAGTGGCTGGAACTCAGTTTGAATGAGAAAATTCCTCCATCTCTGTTGCTCTTGTCTCGTGTCCTCTATCTTCCTGAAAGCTTACCAGCATCTGACCAGCTCAAAGCTACTCTTTCTGCATTACCACAAGAAGCA GCAACAGAAGCAAAATACAAGATAGGAGAGACAGAAGGAAAAGTTGATAATAAAACCAAGATTGAAGTTATCAGGAAGGAAGAAGCAGCTATTAAGAAAGAAAGTGAAGAGAGaaagaaggaaaaagaaaaagaagag GCTGCTGCTGTGGCAAAAGCTACAGTGAAAGAATTAGATGAAGGAGCTATTCCTCACATCACTAGTTTGAATGTCCAAGGTGTTCAGGGCTTACCAGATGAAGCAATTGTATCATCGACAAGTTCGAAAAAACTGAGCATCAGTGACATTTTGCAGGACTCTGCTTTACCCGTAGAAGATAAGGCAGTTGAAC TGGATCGTGCTGAGCAGTCTATTATAGAACAATTAAAAGAGGAAGAATTATCAAAAGATGATTTTTCAAGTCTACACGAAGCTTTGGAGAATATAGCAAGTGAGAAGAAAAAGCTTCTGTTAGAGAAAGAAGGATTAGAAGACCTGAAAGAAGGAATGGCTGATTACAAAGAG gaCATAGAAGAATTTAAGGAAGTGATTCTTGAATCTGGAGATTCAAAGTTGCAGGAATCAAAAGCAGCAAAGCATTTATACAACAAAGTCAATAAAATGGTCATGAAAATGACTGCAGTACTGACTGAACTTGACAAAGAGAAGAAGGTGTTACAGGAACAGATCGAAACTTTGGCTAAGAAAGGGGAAGACATTGAACTGAAAAG TGATAACGTTATCAGTATCAGTGAGCTGATTTCTGCAATTCAGAGAATTCAAAAAATATCAGATGATACAAGACTTCAGAGAATCACGGATGTTCTTGACCAGATGGATGTTGACCACGATGGAGCCGTGGAAGTAGATCACGTCCTTAAG gtaatcGAATTACTAGGTAAGGAAGATGTAAAAGTTAGTGCTAAACAGATGAAGGAAATAATTGAACTTCTAGCTAAAGAAGAAACTCTCGAGTTAATCAAGAAAGTTGAAAAGGAGCAAGTAAGACATCCGAGTCAACCCCCCCAAGAAGCCAGTAAAAGTCATAGTGAAACTTTGGGGAGTGAGGTTGACAAGAGGCACAAGGAGGCAGAAAAGGAGAAATGA